The following proteins come from a genomic window of Cronobacter muytjensii ATCC 51329:
- the xylF gene encoding D-xylose ABC transporter substrate-binding protein, translating into MKIKQLILTLCASLALTTFSGIAKDIKIGMAIDDLRLERWQKDRDIFVSKAESLGAKVFVQSANGNEETQMSQIENMINRGVDVLVIIPYNGQVLSNVVAEAKREGIKVLAYDRMINNADIDFYISFDNEKVGEIQAQSLVDQVPQGNYFLMGGSPVDNNARLFRDGQMKVLKPFIDSGKIKVVGDQWVDGWLPENALKIMENALTANNNKIDAVVASNDATAGGAIQALSAQGLAGKVAISGQDADLAGIKRIMAGTQTMTVYKPITQLANTAAEVAVELGNDKQPKPDATLNNGLKEVPARLLTPIKVDKSNIESTVIKDGFHKKSDL; encoded by the coding sequence ATGAAAATAAAGCAGCTTATTCTTACCCTGTGCGCGTCGCTGGCGTTGACCACCTTCAGCGGCATCGCAAAAGACATTAAAATCGGTATGGCTATTGATGACCTGCGGCTGGAGCGCTGGCAGAAAGACAGGGATATCTTTGTCAGCAAGGCAGAGTCGCTGGGCGCTAAAGTGTTTGTGCAGTCAGCGAACGGCAATGAAGAAACGCAGATGTCGCAAATTGAAAACATGATTAACCGTGGCGTGGATGTCCTGGTGATTATTCCCTACAACGGTCAGGTATTAAGTAATGTGGTCGCCGAGGCGAAGCGCGAAGGAATTAAAGTACTGGCGTATGACCGTATGATTAATAACGCCGATATCGATTTCTATATTTCTTTTGATAATGAGAAAGTCGGCGAAATTCAGGCGCAAAGCCTGGTGGATCAGGTGCCGCAAGGCAATTATTTCCTGATGGGCGGCTCGCCGGTTGATAATAACGCGCGCCTGTTCCGCGACGGCCAGATGAAAGTGCTGAAGCCCTTTATCGATAGCGGAAAAATAAAAGTGGTCGGCGACCAGTGGGTTGATGGCTGGCTGCCGGAAAACGCGCTGAAAATTATGGAAAATGCGCTGACCGCAAATAATAATAAAATCGACGCCGTCGTCGCCTCTAACGACGCGACCGCAGGCGGGGCCATTCAGGCGCTGAGCGCGCAGGGCCTTGCTGGTAAAGTCGCGATTTCGGGTCAGGATGCCGACCTTGCCGGTATCAAGCGCATCATGGCCGGCACGCAGACCATGACCGTCTATAAACCTATCACCCAGCTTGCTAATACCGCGGCGGAAGTCGCCGTCGAGCTTGGCAACGATAAGCAGCCCAAACCCGACGCGACCCTGAATAACGGGCTGAAAGAGGTTCCGGCGCGCCTGCTAACTCCCATCAAAGTGGATAAATCCAATATCGAATCCACCGTTATAAAAGATGGCTTCCATAAAAAGAGCGATCTGTAA